The DNA segment CGGCGCTCTGGCCAATCTCTATGAGGGCACTGGCAACGATGGCGACTGGCGTCTCGTCTTCACCGGCATCCCGGTGATCCTCCATGACAAGGGCAATGCTCGGGCACGTTCGATGCCCCGGGTCACGCTCGTGTTGGCCGAGCGGGGTTCGTGCTTTGCTTTGTGGTCGGATCGGGTTGATAATTTATCGAATTATCGGATTGCGGGCCCCTCGTTTCACACCATGTGCCTGTCGAGCAATCATCAGCAAATGATTGGCTTCAGCTTCGATTCCACAGACGCTGCCCGTGAACTCTGGCAGCATGTCGAGCGTCTCGTCAGCGATCCCGAGAACATTGCTCTCTCGGTGCCCGGACGCAAGCAGAAGAAACAGAAGCGTGTGAAGCCGGCTCCGTTGCCACCGAAGTCACAGATTTCGCATCCTTGTCAGTTCCATCATGTGACCAGCGTGGTCAAGGAGGACAACGAACGCTACTACAGCATGCAGGCATTTGGACCGATCaattcgcagcagcagcaacgttgATCAGCGTCGGGCGCGTGGATCTGGAACACGAGCGCCCTCTGGTGGCAGAATTAGCAAATGTCACCgctaaacaaataatataaatccCCCCAAAAAGTCTCCAGTAACCAATCACATCACCCTCTCCCCCTGAGTTATCGTAAGGCAAAATAGTTATGtaatcaaatttgttatagTTATATGACAATGTGTTTATCGTCGAGCACATTTATCTGTGATACCATCTAGGCGTCTGTATATTCCTAGACATTAGCTATACATGcgcaataaaagtaaattcaaattaataaactacaactacaatacggaaacaaaaaaaaaactaataaaatcaatcaaaaattatgtagttttagtaataaaataataatcataataaatacaaaattaagcTAGTTCGAACGATTGTCAATAGGCGAGCGAGTTTTATAACGTTTTCTAAATATCGTCAATATAAAGATAAtgctaatgataatgataatacaCATACAGATTTGTACTATCCATAAAGTGTATGTAATGTTCATTCATTGACATCTTTTATGCATAAGTCCATAATATTGTAACTTTGCTTGTTTTCTTATCAAATTTTATCTAACTGTTTTTAGCTCTATGTACCATAtgcatacaaacatacaatatacataaatacatatacataaatatagatatacattatatattatctatatatatatactatatataaaccGATCGTGTGTAGCTCTAAGCATTACGAGTACATTCTAAAGCTAACAAACTATTGTATTTCTTAATCATCCAAAATTACATACGCCAAtgtcaaaatcaaataaagctgaaaaacattacaaaaaaaagtgtactgtgtttttatacccgctacccatagggtagaagggtattataactttgtgccggcaggaaatgtatgtaacagctagaaggaggcatctccgaccctctaaagtatatatattcttgatcagcgtcaacagccgagacgatatagccatgtccgtctgtccgtctgtgtgtctgtccgtctgtccgtccgtccgtatgaacacctagatctcagagactataagagatagagctataattttttttcgacagcatttgttatgtttgcacgcagatcaagtttgtttcaaatttttgccacgcccccttacgcccccgcaaatcaaaaaaaacgaataacaagcgtaattttaaagctagagttccgaattttggtatatacaataattactatagtagttatgatttctgaaaatttggttgcgatcagataaaaattgttgaagttattaaagaaatagttttgtatgggcaaaagcGCCTTCTATGTGcgtgttgtatgtatgcgtatacgtatatacatgttcgcctctatatttgtatctgtatgcatagggcaatgcgatagctctgttggtagagtgcaagcccAATATGATGTGGTACTCGAGGTACTCGGGGAACTCGGGTTCGAGCCCGCTCGGggtacaattttttttatcgtattttcaaaaattataaataataattataaataaataattataaataataattataaataaataattataaataataattataaataaataattataaacaataattataaagaaatactattgtatgggcaaaaacgcctgctatgtatgtattgtatgtgaatatatgtatatatataaatattttggtatatacaataattactatagtagttatgatttctgaaaatttggttgcgatcagataaaaattgtggaagtaattaaagaaatacttttgtatgggcaaacacacctacttactatgggtctgagttgctttggccgacaatctggtatattgtgccgtctatggtatattttgaatgcggcactatatcgatataccaaatatgttgcttttattcaaaatgggtagcgggtatctcacagtcgagtacactcgactgtagctttcttacttgtttatatttgtggtttcaatattgtattttgtatttcactaCAAACAAGCGAGATACAATCCAATCAgagtaagtaaataaatcaaatttaaaactctttaattcattttcagacaacaataattatagtattttgcaCTCCTGAGTTACTTCTTGTTTGCGATTGGATAGAAATTGTAgcaattatttaagaaattcttttggcTGTCAAATTACGTCCACTGAAACTGGGTCTTTACtgatttggctgacaatctaatATGTTTTTACCACTGTGacttattttgaatgaaatccTTCATcgaaataacaaatatgaaCATCGCATcgtttattagtttttaaaaatattta comes from the Drosophila sulfurigaster albostrigata strain 15112-1811.04 chromosome 2L, ASM2355843v2, whole genome shotgun sequence genome and includes:
- the LOC133838888 gene encoding LOW QUALITY PROTEIN: uncharacterized protein LOC133838888 (The sequence of the model RefSeq protein was modified relative to this genomic sequence to represent the inferred CDS: deleted 1 base in 1 codon), yielding MMSHQMQQTRRRLGSVSDSAPPSESSEGTASSEQRDELILHPDWSAHSQSSAQRSSAHGTTSLYNASDIDADTISTDTTSNTNLSDYERGQVESFFAGLGTEIFVSGALANLYEGTGNDGDWRLVFTGIPVILHDKGNARARSMPRVTLVLAERGSCFALWSDRVDNLSNYRIAGPSFHTMCLSSNHQQMIGFSFDSTDAARELWQHVERLVSDPENIALSVPGRKQKKQKRVKPAPLPPKSQISHPCQFHHVTSVVKEDNERYYSMQAFGPINSQQQQR